TCCAAGACTTGTGGACCACCGTCATCGACATGAAGTGGAGATACAAGCTCACCCTGTTTGCTGCCACGTTCGTGATGACCTGGTTCCTTTTTGGTGTGATCTACTATGCCATTGCCTTCATTCATGGGGACTTAGAACCCAGTGAGCACACGTCCAATCACACCCCCTGCATCATGAAAGTGGACTCCCTCACGGGGGCATTCCTCTTTTCCCTGGAATCCCAGACAACCATCGGCTACGGAGTCCGTTCCATCACGGAGGAGTGCCCTCACGCCATCTTCCTCTTGGTGGCTCAGCTGGTCATCACCACCTTGATTGAGATCTTCATCACGGGCACCTTCCTGGCCAAAATCGCGAGACCCAAAAAGCGGGCAGAGACCATCAAGTTCAGCCACTGTGCCGTCATCACCAAGCAGAACGGGAAGCTGTGCTTGGTAATCCAGGTGGCCAACATGAGGAAGAGCCTCCTGATCCAGTGCCAGCTCTCGGGGAAGCTCCTCCAGACCCACGTCACCAAGGAGGGGGAGCGCATCCTCCTCAACCAGGCCACCGTCAAATTCCACGTGGACTCCTCTTCCGAGAGCCCCTTCCTCATCCTGCCCATGACGTTCTACCACGTGCTGGATGAGACGAGCCCCCTGAGAGATCTCACCCCCCAAAACCTTAAGGAGAAGGAGTTTGAGCTGGTGGTTCTCCTCAATGCCACGGTGGAGTCCACCAGCGCTGTCTGCCAGAGCCGCACGTCTTACGTCCCAGAGGAGATCTACTGGGGTTTCGAGTTTGTGCCTGTGGTTTCTCTCTCAAAAACCGGCAAGTACGTGGCCGATTTCAGTCAGTTTGAACAGATCCGGAAGAGCCCGGATTGCACCTTTTACTGCACGGATTCCGAGAAGCAGAAGCTCGAGGAGAAGTACCGTCAGGAGGATCAGAGGGAACGAGAGCTGAGAGCGCTTTTGTTGCAACAGAGCAACGTCTGATGGCGGTGGCGTCGCCTCGACTTAACGCCGAGCTGCTTCCACATCTGAGCTCCCTTCAAACCCAGAGGTCACCGGGAAAACAAAAATGGGTGGACGCACTCTGAAAAACTGCACAGATGTACAGACCTGTTCCTTTGATCTGGTGTCTAAACAAGCATTCCACGtctgggagggttccctttttaaaTGCTTTGTGCGAAGCGAACTGCCCCAATTCAAATTTTCTAAAAGGGGGACTGCATTTCAGAGAACTTGGTGGAGGCTACTTGAAACAATCTGGATGGACAGATATTTTGCAATGCTGATATTGAAAGGAAGTGCATTTCCATACAAGGATGTCAGCTataatgaaatgtattttttcaatcCAAGTATCAAAGACGAGATGGCCGAGAGCTGAAACGTGGTTCAGTACCCACTTATATCATTGCTCTCAAACACACTCATTTTTTCAAGCAGTGAAAAAGGTATTTATAATGAAGGCTATGTGGTAATACATAAAAAGGGGCAAGGGCGCTCTGTACTCACAAAATACAATAATtctgtttttaccttttttggTGAATGTAATCGTACAGAGTGAAATTGATGAAATCAGGAACCGTCGCTGTGAACACATGTGCAGATGGAGCTAATGTGATTGTTCACACTAATCTGTTTCTGCTGGAATGTTCTAGCCCCTTTCTATTCAAAATGGGTTCACGGACCAGCAGTATCAACAGCATCCAGGAGCTTATTAGTAATTTAGCCCCACCTGGGCTTAGAGAAGCAGAAGCTGTATCCTAACAGGACCCACAAGTCATTCTtgtaaaaatgaaagttttaaaacttcACTCTGGACAATGTTTTCGAAGTAACTTTCTGAAACCAGCGGACTCTGTGGGTCCCATGTCCCCAGTTCTTTATTATGGACAAATATTCCTTTCAGTGATTTCATTCCTTATTAAAATACCTTGTCCGCAAAGGAACTGCCACAGGTATTTCAAGAACAGAATAAGACTGTTGAGAATAATGGTCGTCTCTCTCAAGCTAAGTACATGCTTGTTGATTACAGagaacacaaaagaaacactCAGCTCCGTAACAATCGGAAATGTGCTCCTATATTGAAATCCAGTCCGTGAGGTTGGATGGGACTCCGAGGGACAAGTGGAGCTGAGGATAAGGAATTCAAACACAGATGATTCCTTGAAGCATGAACAAAATTTGATACTCTGATAACATGTAAAGGATGCCCTCAGTATTGAAATACATCTCATACAACTCAGAGTTACACAGGTAACATTTGGATTTTGGCAGCATTTAGAGCGTTTATTTGGGGCGGAGGATAAATGGGCTACGATTGGCTAAATGTGCAAAAGGTGAATTCTCATTTCATTCAAACCAGGACAGATTTGTACATTCACTCAGGAAGAATGTGACTTCGAGTGTGTAGACACGGCATGGACGTACACATGAGCCCACATATATGGATACACTGACCTGACCTGCAAGCGCGCACACCGCATGCaccgcatgcacacacacacagaggcgtGCTCGTCCTGGCTCTTCCATCGCAATTGTGGAAATTATCCATGAAGACATTTGTGATTAAGAGAGCAAGTCCTGGACAAGTGTGCTCATGTATATTTTGTTCTATAAGAATGGGAACCCTGGGGCATGTAATCTGGATTCAGATTATCTGTGAAATGGTGTCATGTCATGATGTTCCCACATTTCAAGTCTCCTTCCATTAAACAGAAAATGTGGCTAAAACCTCTGACCCAGAACTGAACCTTTAATGCAGCTATAAAAATCATGGGGTTGAAGCTGTAAGCGTTTAAAATACAATCTCCGTGCACAGGAAGTTATTGTCTTCAATTATTcaggaagttttttctttttctgttgatcATTTTATGGCAGGTTGTTTTAGatcttcattctctttttaaaaaaatcacattaggacttccttggtggctcagtggttaagaaaccacctgccaatgcagggcacatggattcgagccctagtctgggaagagcacacatgccgcagagcaactaagccacaactactgagcctgcgctctagagtccgcacgcctagagcccgcgctctgcaacaaagtgaagccaccgcaatgagaagcccacgcactgcagagaagagtagcccctgctcaccgcaacttgagaaggcccacgtgcagcaacgaagacccagcacagccaaaaattaattaatgaatgaatttttaaaaatcacatgaatGTAGTTAGATATTAGTCGTTTTAGTTATTAAActgtttttattatataatgtGGTAACATTGACAGGAAAATAATGCCCTGGCATGTTTACAGTTTTTCTCCTGCACTATTACATTTTTTCACAGTATTTACATCAGTGCTAATTTGAATGTGATCAAAATTAAGAATCTTGCATACTTCTATTGTATATGGTACAATGATGTAGCATAAGATTGAGAAATCTTACTGTATGTTCATTCGCATACCCATTTCAGCCAAATTTGGAAGACTCGATCATCTGACCTGTTGCactacacacaaaataaatatg
This genomic window from Kogia breviceps isolate mKogBre1 chromosome 5, mKogBre1 haplotype 1, whole genome shotgun sequence contains:
- the KCNJ15 gene encoding ATP-sensitive inward rectifier potassium channel 15, whose translation is MDPINISMASAPLVKPTAGTGLKTSRPRVMSKSGHSNVRIDKVDGIYLLYLQDLWTTVIDMKWRYKLTLFAATFVMTWFLFGVIYYAIAFIHGDLEPSEHTSNHTPCIMKVDSLTGAFLFSLESQTTIGYGVRSITEECPHAIFLLVAQLVITTLIEIFITGTFLAKIARPKKRAETIKFSHCAVITKQNGKLCLVIQVANMRKSLLIQCQLSGKLLQTHVTKEGERILLNQATVKFHVDSSSESPFLILPMTFYHVLDETSPLRDLTPQNLKEKEFELVVLLNATVESTSAVCQSRTSYVPEEIYWGFEFVPVVSLSKTGKYVADFSQFEQIRKSPDCTFYCTDSEKQKLEEKYRQEDQRERELRALLLQQSNV